The following DNA comes from Microbacterium terregens.
CGGCTTCCACGAGATCTTCCACCTGTGCACCGTGCTGGCATTCCTCTGCCATTGGACGGCCTGCCTGCTCATCGCGGTGAACCCGGCCTACCACGGCTGATTCCCGGCGCTGAGAGATGCGGATGCCGCGGCTCAGGCCTGCGGCGGCTTCGGGGCGGACGGTCCTTCGGTGGCGTCCTCCCCCGGTGCGCCGAAGTCGATGTCCTGGTCGTCGACATCGGTGGCGCGGACCGCGTCGGCGGCCTGCTCTTCGGCATCCAGTTCTGCGGTGATGTCGGCACGCACGCGACCCCGGCGGATGCGGCGCATCATGTCCCAGATCAGCGCGACCACCGCGAACGCGAGCAGCGCGATCACCACGAAGCCCCACGGCCCGGGTGTCACGAGCGCGGGATCGACCGTCGGCTCCGGCGTCGGTGTGGCGGTCGATGAAAGGGCCATGGATGCGAGGGCGGTGAACGCTTCGAGCATGGGGTGTCCTCGTTCCGCGCGAGAGCGCATAGCCTGGAGACTCCAGCCTAATCTTCACGGCGACGCACGATCTTCGACAGGGCTCCGATGACCACGCAGGACATGCTCGACGAGCGCTACGGGCGCACGCGATCACCCCGCAGGCTCTGGACGATCGGCATCGTCGCCGCGATCGGCGCCACCCTCGTCGGCCTTTTCGCGTGGATGACGGTGGCGAGCACCATCGATGACGTGCGCGCGGACACGACAGGCTTCACCGTGGTGGATTCGCACGCGGTCGAGATCGCGTTCCAGATCACGGCGCCCGAGGGACGTTCGATCGCGTGCGCGCTGGAGGCACAGGACGAGGAGCATGGCGTGGTGGGGTGGAAGATCGTCGAATACCCCGCCTCCGAGCTGCGTTCGCGGGCCTTCCACGAGACGATCCCGACGACCGCGCCGTCCACGACAGGTTTGGTCAACTCCTGCTGGGTGACGTAGTCTGACCTGACCGAAGTTGACATACGCCCTGGCCGGAGCCGGGGCGTTTTGCCATACCGGCCCCGCTGACCGAAGGAGACATACGTGTCCAACGACGCACCGGTGACGTTCCTGACCCAGGACGCATACGACCGCCTCGTCGCCGAACTCGAGCGACTCTCGACGACGGGTCGCGAGGAGATCGCCAAGCGCATCGAGTCTGCACGCGAAGAGGGCGACCTCAAGGAGAACGGCGGCTATCACGCAGCCAAGGACGAGCAGGGAAAGCAGGAGGCCCGCATCCGCACCCTTCAGCACCTGCTCAAGACGGCCACGGTCAGCGAGGCGCCTGAGAGCAACGGCGTCGTTGAGCCCGGCACCGTCGTGACAGCCCTCGTCGCCGGCGGCGAGGAGATCTTCCTGCTCGGCAACCGCGAGATCGCGGTCGACTCCGAACTCGACGTGTACAGCGAGGCTTCGCCCCTCGGTGCGGCGATCCTCGGTCTGAAGGAGGGCGCGAAGACGTCGTACACCGCGCCGAACGGCCGTGAGATCGCCGTCGAGGTTGTCAAGGTCGACACGTACACGGGCCAGTAGGGCCCGCGCCGGCCGTCGGGACCTCAGTCCGGCACGACGACCGGAGCGAAACCCGCACCGGACAGGACCGCGATGACGTGCGCGCGGTGCTCCTCGCCACGGGTCTCGACGCTCAGCTGCAGGATCACCTCGCTGATCTGCAGTCCTTGACCGTGCCGGGTGTGCATGACCTCGATCACGTTGGCCCCGGCTTGAGCGAGCAGTTCGGACACGCGCGCGAGCTGCCCGGGGCGATCGGGCAGCGGGATCCGCAGGCTCATGTAACGACCGGATGCCGCGAGTCCGTGGGAGACGACCCGCTGCAGAAGCAGGGGGTCGATGTTGCCGCCGGAAAGCACCGACACGGTCGGGCCGGCCGGCTTCACCTTGCCGGCCAGGATGGCCGCCACCCCGACCGCGCCTGCGGGCTCGACGACCTGCTTCGCGCGCTCGAGCAGCATGAGCAGGGCGCGGGCGATGTCATCGTCGGTGACCGTGACCACTTCGTCGACGAGCTGGCGGATGATCTCGAACGGGATATCACCCGGTCGGGCGACCGCGATCCCGTCGGCGATGGTCGGCAGCGTCTTGACCTCGACCGGATGCCCGGCCGCGAGCGACGCCGGGTACGCGGCGGAGTTCTCCGCCTGCACGCCGATGATCCGCACGGTGCGGCCGACCGCGGCCGCACGGGCTTTGACCGCGGCTGCGACTCCAGCGATCAGGCCCCCTCCCCCGATGCCGAGCAGCACGGTGTCAAGACCGGGGACCTCGTCGAACAGTTCCAGACCCAGCGTGCCCTGGCCGACGATGATGTCGCGATGGTCGTACGGCGGGATGAGCACGGCGCCCGTGCGCTCGGCGAACTCCGCGGCCAGGCGCAGCGGCGTCTCGACGGTGGCCCCTTCCAGGATCACGTCGGCGCCGTAACCGCGGGTTGCCAGGAGTTTGGGGACGGGCACGCCCAGCGGCATGAAGATCGTCGCCGAGATGCCCAGTGCCTGCGCTGCCAGGGCCACGCCCTGCGCGTGATTGCCGGCGGATGCCGCCACGACTCCGCGCGCGCGCTCTTCGGCGGTCAGCCGGGACAGCCGGTAGGTCGCGCCACGGATCTTGAAGGACCCCGTCCGCTGCAGATTCTCCAGCTTGAGGTGCACCGGGACGCCCATCAGCTCCGACAGGTGCAGCGACTGGTCGATGGGCGTGCGGGTGATCACACCATCGAGGAAGGCGGCGGCGTCCTCGAACTCCGCCAGCGTGGGGATACTCACGAACGAACC
Coding sequences within:
- a CDS encoding DUF4307 domain-containing protein — encoded protein: MTTQDMLDERYGRTRSPRRLWTIGIVAAIGATLVGLFAWMTVASTIDDVRADTTGFTVVDSHAVEIAFQITAPEGRSIACALEAQDEEHGVVGWKIVEYPASELRSRAFHETIPTTAPSTTGLVNSCWVT
- the greA gene encoding transcription elongation factor GreA; the encoded protein is MSNDAPVTFLTQDAYDRLVAELERLSTTGREEIAKRIESAREEGDLKENGGYHAAKDEQGKQEARIRTLQHLLKTATVSEAPESNGVVEPGTVVTALVAGGEEIFLLGNREIAVDSELDVYSEASPLGAAILGLKEGAKTSYTAPNGREIAVEVVKVDTYTGQ
- the ilvA gene encoding threonine ammonia-lyase gives rise to the protein MSIPTLAEFEDAAAFLDGVITRTPIDQSLHLSELMGVPVHLKLENLQRTGSFKIRGATYRLSRLTAEERARGVVAASAGNHAQGVALAAQALGISATIFMPLGVPVPKLLATRGYGADVILEGATVETPLRLAAEFAERTGAVLIPPYDHRDIIVGQGTLGLELFDEVPGLDTVLLGIGGGGLIAGVAAAVKARAAAVGRTVRIIGVQAENSAAYPASLAAGHPVEVKTLPTIADGIAVARPGDIPFEIIRQLVDEVVTVTDDDIARALLMLLERAKQVVEPAGAVGVAAILAGKVKPAGPTVSVLSGGNIDPLLLQRVVSHGLAASGRYMSLRIPLPDRPGQLARVSELLAQAGANVIEVMHTRHGQGLQISEVILQLSVETRGEEHRAHVIAVLSGAGFAPVVVPD